Sequence from the Candidatus Omnitrophota bacterium genome:
AGGGCCGCCAATTATCCCATCTGCTTTGGGGATTTCTGATAATGGAATATCTGCAATACTACGCTTATCTTGAGGCGTATTTGGAAAATTAGCCGTAAACGTATCCCAAATAGTTTTGTCAAATTCATTTGCCCATACGATTTTAAACCCGCCTTTCTCAAAACCAAGGTCCAAACCGCCACAACCGCTAAAAAGCGATACTACTTTAGGGGGCTCTTCTTCAATTCTT
This genomic interval carries:
- a CDS encoding DNA cytosine methyltransferase, whose protein sequence is MYKENKRIEEEPPKVVSLFSGCGGLDLGFEKGGFKIVWANEFDKTIWDTFTANFPNTPQDKRSIADIPLSEIPKADGIIGGP